In one window of Prionailurus bengalensis isolate Pbe53 chromosome B3, Fcat_Pben_1.1_paternal_pri, whole genome shotgun sequence DNA:
- the LOC122467845 gene encoding ORM1-like protein 2 codes for MNVWVAHSEVNPNIQVMNSQRIWLAYIILAGLLHVVLLSIFFFSIPVVWTLTNVIHNLAMYVFLHTMKETPFETPDQGKAQVLTHWEQMDYGIQFISSHKFLSISPIVLYLLASFYAKYDAVHFLINTASLLGVLLPKLSQSHGGCLFGIKNTEGWGWG; via the coding sequence ATGAATGTATGGGTGGCACACAGCGAAGTAAACCCCAACATTCAAGTGATGAATAGCCAGCGCATCTGGCTGGCCTACATCATCTTGGCAGGACTGTTGCATGTGGTTCTACTCAGCATCTTCTTCTTCAGCATCCCTGTTGTCTGGACCCTGACCAACGTCATCCATAACCTGGCTATGTATGTCTTCTTACATACAATGAAAGAGACACCCTTTGAGACCCCTGACCAAGGAAAGGCTCAGGTACTGACACACTGGGAACAGATGGACTACGGGATCCAATTTATCTCTTCCCACAAATTCCTCAGCATCTCTCCTATTGTACTCTACCTCCTGGCCAGCTTCTATGCCAAGTATGATGCTGTTCACTTCCTCATCAACACAGCCTCATTGCTTGGAGTATTGTTGCCTAAGTTATCCCAATCCCATGGGGGTTGTCTCTTTGGAATCAAAAATACTGAAGGATGGGGCTGGGGATGA